A DNA window from Solanum lycopersicum chromosome 3, SLM_r2.1 contains the following coding sequences:
- the LOC101266500 gene encoding protein STRICTOSIDINE SYNTHASE-LIKE 11-like: METVSIRKTVLFVQIWIMLNVSPSIAWCRFPAFSKLQLPLQTIGPEASAFDRKGGGPYTGIADGRIVKYQGPRVGFTDFAVTSPNRTKAKCDGKNGPELQQICGRPFGLGFYYRTGDLYITDAFYGLVVVGPSGGLVTRVPGFQGRNFAFLDALDIDQSKGVVYFVDSGAIFLTGNRTRIVESGDTSGRLFKYDIATKQVTLILSGLSGPVGVALSKDNSYVLVTEYIAQRIRRFWLKGAKANSSDVFANVDGIPDNIKRTVLGDFWVAISNTKQPTTFSLGQRINQFGKVVETCNFTAQYNSPNGITEVQEYKGKLYVGSLDQNFIGVFGV; the protein is encoded by the exons ATGGAAACAGTCTCAATTAGAAAAACAGTATTGTTCGTCCAGATTTGGATCATGCTAAATGTTTCTCCCAGCATTGCTTGGTGTCGATTTCCTGCATTTAGCAAGCTCCAACTTCCATTACAAACAATAGGCCCCGAGGCTTCTGCTTTCGATAGAAAAGGTGGAGGACCTTACACAGGTATTGCAGATGGCAGAATAGTCAAATATCAAGGCCCAAGAGTGGGCTTCACTGATTTTGCTGTTACATCACCAAATAG GACCAAGGCAAAATGTGATGGAAAAAATGGGCCAGAATTACAACAAATATGTGGAAGACCATTTGGCCTTGGATTTTACTACAGAACTGGTGATCTCTACATAACTGATGCGTTTTATGGACTCGTGGTGGTTGGACCGAGCGGAGGGCTTGTTACACGCGTTCCTGGCTTTCAGGGCAGGAATTTTGCTTTTCTCGATGCACTAGATATCGACCAAAGTAAAGGAGTAGTTTATTTTGTAGATTCAGGAGCTATATTCCTGACTGG CAATAGGACTAGAATAGTTGAAAGCGGAGATACATCAGGGAGATTGTTCAAGTATGATATAGCAACAAAACAGGTTACATTAATACTAAGTGGACTGTCAGGGCCAGTTGGGGTGGCACTCAGCAAAGATAATTCATATGTCTTGGTCACAGAATATATTGCTCAAAGAATTCGGAGGTTTTGGCTCAAAGGCGCAAAAGCAAATTCATCAGATGTTTTCGCAAATGTTGATGGAATTCCAGATAACATTAAGAGGACTGTGTTGGGGGACTTTTGGGTGGCTATTTCCAACACCAAACAACCTACTACATTTTCACTAGGACAAAGGATCAATCAATTCGGAAAAGTCGTGGAAACATGTAATTTCACAGCTCAATATAATAGCCCTAATGGGATAACTGAAGTTCAAGAATATAAAGGAAAGCTTTATGTTGGGTCTCTAGACCAGAACTTCATTGGTGTTTTTGGAGTTTGA
- the LOC101266207 gene encoding protein STRICTOSIDINE SYNTHASE-LIKE 10-like: MGIILITKAMFLILQILIFLNASPYLVHCAFSRLQLPLQAFGPDSSAFDTKGVGPYTGVGDGRVMKYQGPNVGFTEFAITSPNRTKQICNGTNDPISQISCGRPYGLGFYNKTGDLYITDAYYGLLVVKPSGGLATPLVTSFEGTPFSFLDSLDIDQEEGVIYFIDSGAIFRTGNRVLIALSGDTTGRLFKYDIATKQVTLLLNKLSGPAGIALSKDKSFLLVSEAIGKRIRRFWLKGAKANSSDVFANIDGNPDNIKWTVSGDFWVAVVTVKTKVLIIPTIISTGQRINQSGKLVETRDFTAQYMSFNGITEVQEYNDKLYIGSLDQNFIGVDDV, encoded by the exons ATGGGAATAATCTTAATTACAAAAGCAATGTTCCTAATTCTCCAGATTCTTATATTCTTAAATGCCTCACCTTACCTTGTTCATTGTGCATTTTCACGACTCCAACTTCCATTACAAGCCTTTGGCCCTGACTCTTCTGCTTTCGACACAAAAGGTGTCGGACCTTACACCGGTGTTGGAGATGGCAGAGTAATGAAATATCAAGGTCCAAATGTTGGCTTCACTGAATTTGCTATTACATCACCGAATAG GACCAAACAAATATGTAATGGCACAAACGACCCAATATCACAAATTTCTTGTGGAAGACCGTATGGCCTTGGATTTTACAACAAAACTGGTGATCTATACATAACTGATGCATATTATGGCCTGTTGGTGGTTAAACCAAGCGGAGGGCTCGCTACACCACTTGTTACAAGCTTCGAGGGCACGCCTTTTTCCTTTCTCGACTCACTAGACATCGACCAGGAAGAGGGAGTCATTTATTTTATAGATTCAGGAGCCATATTCCGAACTGG CAACAGAGTACTAATAGCTTTAAGTGGAGATACAACAGGGAGATTGTTCAAGTATGATATAGCAACGAAACAAGTCACGTTATTACTAAATAAACTTTCAGGGCCAGCAGGGATAGCACTCAGCAAAGacaaatcatttttattagtCTCGGAAGCTATTGGTAAAAGAATTCGGAGATTTTGGCTGAAAGGTGCAAAAGCAAATTCATCTGATGTTTTCGCTAACATTGATGGAAATCCAGATAACATTAAGTGGACTGTGTCCGGAGATTTTTGGGTTGCTGTTGTCACCGTGAAAACAAAGGTGTTGATCATTCCCACCATAATTTCGACAGGACAAAGGATAAATCAGTCAGGAAAATTAGTGGAAACGCGTGATTTCACAGCTCAATATATGAGTTTTAATGGGATAACTGAAGTTCAAGAATATAATGACAAACTTTATATTGGGTCTTTAGACCAGAACTTCATTGGTGTTGATGATGTTTAA
- the LOC101266808 gene encoding protein MIS12 homolog isoform X1, protein MEGSESEKVFDSLNLNPQLFINEALNCVDDLVDDAFDFFHQEAAKLLKTEGTDRSEDLRKGVTNIKNIIQLALDKRLSMWEKYSLHHCFTVPQGFSLPKADGPSSASSLDTNCIENPEIDSKLNFLRKKLSQVGKESAELKRELQALESQSMLSGRSAASLTEALELYQQQSVNEKFEELVRTASDFHTKLETLTAKMMEDTEHPRAKRSRVSNGELYRMNNNKGLLSVTMEELQELVDDIKTLRD, encoded by the exons ATGGAAGGCAGCGAGAGCGAGAAGGTGTTCGATTCATTGAACCTAAATCCCCAACTCTTCATCAACGAGGCCCTCAACTGTGTAGACGATTTAGTTGACGATGCTTTCGATTTCTTCCATCA AGAGGCAGCAAAGCTTCTGAAGACCGAGGGCACAGATCGATCCGAAGATCTGAGAAAG GGTGTGACTAACATTAAGAACATAATCCAATTGGCTCTGGATAAGCGTTTGAGCATGTGGGAGAAGTACTCTTTGCACCATTGTTTTACAGTTCCACAAGGGTTCTCTTTGCCCAAAGCT GACGGACCATCCAGTGCCTCTTCACTTGATACTAATTGCATTGAGAATCCGGAAATAGACTCAAAGTTGAATTTCTTAAGGAAAAAACTTTCTCAG GTGGGAAAAGAGTCTGCTGAGCTTAAAAGAGAACTACAAGCACTGGAAAGCCAGTCCATGTTAAGTGGTCGCTCTGCTGCCTCTCTTACTGAAGCATTAGAGTTGTATCAGCAGCAGTCAGTGAATGAGAAGTTTGAAG AATTAGTACGGACTGCATCAGATTTTCATACCAAATTAGAGACATTGACAGCCAAAATGATGGAAGATACTGAGCACCCAAGAGCAAAGAGAAGTCGTGTTTCAAATGGTGAATTGTATAGAATGAATAACAATAAAG GCCTCCTGAGTGTGACAATGGAGGAACTTCAAGAACTTGTGGATGATATAAAGACTCTTCGCGACTAA
- the LOC104646646 gene encoding protein STRICTOSIDINE SYNTHASE-LIKE 10-like, whose translation MEIILVTRKTIFLILQILILLNVSFYLVHCTFSTLQLKLQTSGPDSAAFDPKGDGPYACVGDGRVIKYQDPNVGFTEFAITSPNRTKKRCDGTNDPISQLVCGRPYGLGFYDKTGDLYITDAYYGLVMAKPSGGLVTPVATSFEGAPFAFLDSLDIDQEMGIIYFVDSGAIFRTGNGLLIALSGDTTGRLFKYDIATKQVTLLLNKLSGPAGIALNKDKSYLLVSETIAKKIRRFWLIGAKANSSDVFANIDGNPDNIKRTELGDFWIAVAVLN comes from the exons ATGGAAATAATTTTAGTTACAAGAAAAACAATATTTCTAATTCTCCAGATTTTAATATTGCTAAATGTCTCATTTTACCTTGTCCATTGCACATTTTCAACTCTCCAACTTAAATTACAAACCTCAGGGCCTGACTCTGCTGCTTTCGATCCAAAAGGCGACGGACCTTATGCATGTGTTGGAGATGGCAGAGTAATCAAATATCAAGATCCAAATGTTGGCTTCACTGAATTTGCAATTACATCACCAAATAG GACCAAGAAAAGATGTGATGGCACAAATGACCCAATATCACAACTAGTATGTGGAAGACCATATGGCCTTGGGTTTTACGACAAAACTGGTGACCTCTACATAACTGATGCATATTATGGACTCGTGATGGCTAAACCAAGCGGAGGGCTCGTTACACCAGTAGCTACTAGCTTTGAGGGCGCACCTTTTGCCTTTCTCGACTCACTAGACATCGACCAGGAAATGGGAATCATTTATTTTGTAGATTCAGGAGCCATATTCCGGACTGG CAACGGGCTTCTAATTGCTTTAAGCGGAGATACAACAGGGAGATTGTTCAAGTACGATATAGCAACAAAACAAGTCACATTATTACTAAATAAACTTTCAGGACCAGCAGGGATAGCACTCAACAAAGACAAATCATATTTACTAGTCTCAGAAACTATTGCTAAAAAAATACGGAGGTTTTGGCTAATAGGTGCAAAAGCAAATTCATCAGATGTTTTCGCAAACATTGATGGAAATCCAGATAACATTAAGAGGACTGAGTTGGGAGATTTTTGGATAGCTGTTGCAGTATTAAATTAA
- the LOC101267102 gene encoding plant cysteine oxidase 3, producing MFVQRIRGLFTMTKKSPCSIQALFDLCKQTFAPSATSSPSSQAIHKLYSLLDTIGPEDVGLKDESREDERGHGLFGLNVFNRVDRWAQPITYVDIHEGQNFTMCMFCFPTSAVIPLHDHPGMTVLSKVLYGSLHVKAYDWVEPACIRKSERAGHPTVRLARLAVDKVVSAPHGTSVLHPKSGGNLHCFTAVTPCAVLDILAPPYLEAAGRRCTYYHDYPYSSFAHGDEIVDNGKEQEYAWLAVVDTPEDLYMRPGRYMGPDIQR from the exons ATGTTTGTGCAAAGAATTCGAGGGCTCTTCACGATGACGAAGAAGAGTCCTTGTTCCATTCAAGCTTTATTCGACCTTTGTAAGCAGACTTTTGCGCCTTCTGCAACTTCATCACCTTCTTCTCAAGCTATCCACAAGCTTTATTCGCTTTTGG ATACGATTGGTCCTGAAGATGTTGGACTGAAAGATGAAAGCCGAGAGGATGAAAGAGGTCATGGTCTTTTTGGACTCAATGTCTTCAACAGGGTGGATCGCTGGGCTCAACCGATTACATATGTGGATATACACGAGGGTCAAAACTTTACT ATGTGCATGTTTTGTTTCCCAACTTCTGCTGTCATTCCATTGCATGACCATCCTGGAATGACTGTTTTGAGCAAAGTCCTCTATGGATCCTTGCACGTGAAAGCTTATGATTGGGTTGAGCCAGCTTGCATCAGGAAAAGTGAACGTGCTGGTCATCCTACAG TGAGACTGGCTAGGTTGGCGGTTGATAAGGTCGTAAGTGCACCACATGGTACATCGGTTTTGCATCCCAAGAGTGGAGGGAATCTGCACTGTTTTACTGCCGTTACACCTTGTGCAGTTCTTGACATTCTTGCTCCTCCTTATCTTGAAGCAGCTGGCAGAAGATGTACCTACTACCATGATTATCCTTATTCCAGCTTTG CACATGGAGATGAAATTGTTGATAATGGAAAGGAACAAGAATATGCATGGCTTGCTGTGGTTGATACCCCAGAGGATCTGTACATGCGCCCAGGAAGGTACATGGGTCCAGACATCCAGAGGTAG
- the LOC101266808 gene encoding protein MIS12 homolog isoform X2, with translation MEGSESEKVFDSLNLNPQLFINEALNCVDDLVDDAFDFFHQEAAKLLKTEGTDRSEDLRKDGPSSASSLDTNCIENPEIDSKLNFLRKKLSQVGKESAELKRELQALESQSMLSGRSAASLTEALELYQQQSVNEKFEELVRTASDFHTKLETLTAKMMEDTEHPRAKRSRVSNGELYRMNNNKGLLSVTMEELQELVDDIKTLRD, from the exons ATGGAAGGCAGCGAGAGCGAGAAGGTGTTCGATTCATTGAACCTAAATCCCCAACTCTTCATCAACGAGGCCCTCAACTGTGTAGACGATTTAGTTGACGATGCTTTCGATTTCTTCCATCA AGAGGCAGCAAAGCTTCTGAAGACCGAGGGCACAGATCGATCCGAAGATCTGAGAAAG GACGGACCATCCAGTGCCTCTTCACTTGATACTAATTGCATTGAGAATCCGGAAATAGACTCAAAGTTGAATTTCTTAAGGAAAAAACTTTCTCAG GTGGGAAAAGAGTCTGCTGAGCTTAAAAGAGAACTACAAGCACTGGAAAGCCAGTCCATGTTAAGTGGTCGCTCTGCTGCCTCTCTTACTGAAGCATTAGAGTTGTATCAGCAGCAGTCAGTGAATGAGAAGTTTGAAG AATTAGTACGGACTGCATCAGATTTTCATACCAAATTAGAGACATTGACAGCCAAAATGATGGAAGATACTGAGCACCCAAGAGCAAAGAGAAGTCGTGTTTCAAATGGTGAATTGTATAGAATGAATAACAATAAAG GCCTCCTGAGTGTGACAATGGAGGAACTTCAAGAACTTGTGGATGATATAAAGACTCTTCGCGACTAA
- the LOC101245347 gene encoding protein STRICTOSIDINE SYNTHASE-LIKE 12-like, with product MEIVSITKTISLILQILIILNASPYLVHCAFSRLQLPSRISGPDSAAFDTKGDGPYTGVGDGRVFKYQGPNTGFTEFAITSPNRTKQICNGTNDPISQISCGRPYGLGFYSKTGDLYITDAYYGLLVVKPSGGLATPLVTSFEGRSFGFLDSLDIDQEMGIIYFVDAGAIFRTSNRFLIALSGDTTGRLFKYDIATKQVTLLLSKLSGPAGVALSKDKSYLLVSEAIGKRITRFWLEGTKANSSDVFTNIDGNPDNIKRTVSGDFWVAVVSVRIKLLIIPTLNSTGQRINQLGEVVETRDFTAQYTSANGITEVQECNDKLYIGSLDQNFIGVDGV from the exons ATGGAGATAGTCTCAATTACAAAAACAATTTCCCTAATTCTCCAGATTTTGATAATCCTAAATGcctcaccttatcttgttcatTGTGCATTTTCACGTCTCCAACTTCCATCACGAATCTCTGGCCCTGACTCTGCTGCTTTCGACACAAAAGGCGATGGACCTTACACTGGTGTTGGAGATGGCAGAGTATTCAAATATCAAGGTCCAAACACTGGCTTCACTGAATTTGCTATTACATCACCAAATAG GACCAAGCAAATATGTAATGGCACAAATGACCCAATATCACAAATTTCTTGTGGAAGACCGTATGGCCTTGGATTTTACAGCAAAACTGGTGATCTATACATAACTGATGCATATTATGGACTGTTGGTGGTTAAACCAAGCGGAGGGCTCGCTACACCACTTGTTACTAGCTTTGAGGGTAGGTCTTTTGGCTTTCTCGACTCACTAGACATCGACCAGGAAATGGGAATCATTTATTTTGTAGATGCAGGAGCCATATTCCGAACTAG CAACAGGTTTTTAATTGCTTTAAGCGGAGATACAACAGGGAGATTGTTCAAGTATGATATAGCAACAAAACAAGTCACATTATTACTAAGTAAACTTTCAGGCCCAGCAGGGGTAGCACTCAGCAAAGACAAATCATATTTATTAGTCTCCGAAGCTATTGGTAAAAGAATTACGAGGTTTTGGCTTGAAGGTACAAAAGCAAATTCTTCTGATGTTTTCACAAACATCGATGGAAATCCAGATAACATTAAGAGGACTGTATCCGGTGATTTTTGGGTGGCTGTTGTCAGCGTGAGAATAAAGCTTTTGATCATTCCCACCTTGAATTCGACAGGACAAAGGATAAATCAGTTGGGAGAAGTCGTGGAAACGCGTGATTTCACAGCTCAATATACTAGTGCAAATGGGATAACTGAAGTTCAAGAATGTAATGACAAACTTTATATTGGGTCTTTAGACCAGAACTTTATTGGTGTTGatggagtttga
- the LOC101267392 gene encoding enolase 1, chloroplastic, giving the protein MALAPAQLSKTFFSTKPTSQTPLFSLPATQKIQSRRLSSTVRCSVAVAPSATASKASAKVKSVKARQIIDSRGNPTVEVDLVTGDDLLYRSAVPSGASTGIYEALELRDGDKSLYGGKGVLNAVKNINEYLGPKLVGVDVRNQTDVDAVMLEIDGTPNKSKLGANAILGVSLSVCRAGAGAKAVPLYKHIQEISGTKELVMPVPAFNVINGGSHAGNNLAMQEFMILPVGAPTFAEALRMGSEVYHTLKGIIKAKYGQDACNVGDEGGFAPNVQDNREGLVLLMDAIEKAGYTGKIKIGMDVAASEFLTKDAKYDLNFKKQPNDGAHVLSAQSLCELYKEFVKDFPIVSIEDPFDQDDWSSWASLQSSVDIQLVGDDLLVTNPKRIAEAIQKKACNALLLKVNQIGTVTESIQAALDSKAAGWGVMVSHRSGETEDNFIADLSVGLASGQIKTGAPCRSERLAKYNQLLRIEEELGDVRYAGESFRSP; this is encoded by the exons ATGGCCTTGGCTCCAGCGCAGCTCTCTAAGACTTTTTTCTCCACCAAACCCACATCACAGACGCCGCTTTTCTCATTACCTGCTACCCAGAAGATTCAATCTCGGAGGTTGTCTTCCACCGTCCGGTGCTCCGTCGCCGTTGCACCATCGGCAACTGCATCCAAGGCATCAGCCAAGGTGAAGTCTGTTAAGGCAAGGCAGATCATAGATAGCAGGGGAAATCCTACCGTCGAGGTTGATCTGGTCACCGGCGATGATCTACTGTACCGATCGGCGGTTCCAAGTGGCGCTTCCACCGGGATCTATGAGGCATTGGAGCTCAGAGATGGTGACAAGAGCCTCTATGGTGGTAAAGGGGTCCTCAATGCTGTAAAGAATATTAACGAATATTTGGGCCCCAAACTTGTTGGTGTTGATGTAAG GAACCAAACTGATGTTGATGCTGTTATGCTGGAGATTGATGGAACTCCTAATAAATCAAAACTTGGAGCTAATGCCATTCTTGGAGTTTCTCTCAGTGTGTGTAGAGCTGGTGCTGGAGCAAAAGCAGTACCTTTGTATAAACACATTCAAGAAATATCTGGAACCAAAGAACTTGTAATGCCAGTTCCAGCATTCAACGTGATAAATGGAGGGAGCCATGCTGGCAACAATTTGGCTATGCAAGAGTTCATGATTCTACCTGTTGGAGCACCAACATTTGCTGAGGCACTTCGTATGGGTAGTGAAG TCTACCACACTCTAAAGGGAATTATCAAAGCTAAGTACGGTCAAGATGCATGCAATGTTGGTGATGAAGGTGGATTCGCTCCAAATGTCCAGGATAACAGGGAAGGGCTAGTATTGCTTATGGATGCAATTGAGAAGGCTGGTTACACCGGCAAG ATTAAAATTGGCATGGATGTAGCAGCATCTGAGTTCTTGACAAAAGATGCAAAATATGATCTCAATTTCAAGAAACAACCAAATGATGGAGCTCATGTACTTAGTGCTCAGAGCCTCTGTGAACTCTACAAGGAGTTTGTCAAAGATTTTCCTATTGTATCTATTGAAGATCCCTTTGACCAAGATGATTGGAGCTCTTGGGCATCTCTACAATCTTCAGTTGACATTCAACTTGTTGGTGATGATTTGTTGGTGACTAATCCAAAGAGAATTGCTGAAGCAATTCAGAAGAAGGCATGCAATGCATTATTGTTGAAG GTTAACCAGATCGGTACTGTCACAGAATCTATTCAAGCAGCACTAGACTCCAAAGCTGCAGGATGGGGTGTTATGGTCAGTCACCGAAGTGGTGAAACAGAGGATAATTTTATCGCAGATCTGTCTGTTGGTTTGGCCAGTGGACAG ATAAAGACTGGAGCACCCTGCCGGAGTGAGCGGCTGGCAAAATACAACCAG CTTCTACGTATCGAAGAAGAACTTGGAGATGTTCGTTATGCTGGTGAATCTTTCAGATCTCCTTGA